ATTTGTTTCTATTAGATTCTAgcacaataagaaaataactttGTTAGTATTTTACTGTGACTTGAATATTTGGTGGACACTACCAGAACACAAGAAAACATCCTAACACATGTATTGCGGAGACCACAGATATAGAGAATTTAAGAATTGTATAATATTACTTAAACACTCTCTCTTCTGCCTTCAAGAAAACTAATTGCATGTATCCAGTTCATCCACAATGTAGCATATAACAATCTATATCAGGTCCtgtccactttttaaaaatatattcctGGGTAGTGCCCCTTGTCGTCCTTGGACATAAAACTAAGTAAAATAAGTTACACTTGTACAGTGAATgcaatacattaaaatacaccaGAAAAATGTCTTGATAGAACATAGCTCTTGTTTGTCAACATATTGTACACAAAATACTTCAGTGTAATGCTGCTGTATGTGGCTGCTCTAAATTGCACAGGTGTTTCTAAGTCACAGTGGTTGTTGCATAATTAAGTTCCATCTTATTTCATGgatattaaaacacatttaaaggacTTAAATTAATGTATGATCAATGTAGTGTCCAATGTTaactttaaagaaaagttttcTCAATTGTATTGGCCCCTTAACTCTTTTGTCCCTCTGTAGAGCACTTTGTAAATTCAAAATtgaatgtaatttatttatgtCAAACATATAACATATAAAGTGTATGTTAGCTAACATTACAAATGTccccttcccttttttttttttttttttttttttttgcagagctcTTACTGTGATATCTCAAACTTCGATCCTGAGTTCACAGATGAGATGGTCCCCAACTCCGTCTGCTGGTCGCAAGATCACTCCATAGTCAACGCCAGTGTAATGGAGGCTGACGATGCTTTTGTGGGCTTCTCCTATGCCCCTCCTTCTGACGACTCTTTTCTATGAAACATTCCCAGTGAGGACTTCACTTGCCTTAACCATCATAACTTCTTTTGACTAAAGGGAAGAATTTATTCCATGGATGAACTTGTTCTATGATGCCAAAGCAAGCAGCTGAGAAGAGACAGCACTTACATAGATTTTTGATGGAACCAGATGTGCCAGAAAAGTCATTATATTTTACcaatttgtatttatataaatattacTAAACAGATGATATTTTTTAAGAACTAAGAACAGATCTCCTCTATTAATGTTATTTTTGGTGGTTTCTATTATGAGCCTTTAAACATAAAACCTTAATAATATCCCTAAAATTAAACCAACACACAATTTACTGAAAAACTTGAAAAGTTCACTAGACTTATAATCACACCATTTGAAGGTTAGATTGAAGTGTGTTAGTCGCTGTAATtaccgcaaaaaaaaaaaaaattcctgtATCGTATTCACGTATCGTATTCATTTAATTAAGCTGGAAATGGGGATTACTTGAGAGACCACGAAATAGAGAATTATAGTTTATAGGTCACATTTGTacaaaagatttcttcttcggTTACCTTTCAGATGTCTATGGTttgttttattggatttttttgtaggttcttttttgttttcctgattAATTGCATTATGTACAGAATTTGGAAACCCACAATTCTTTGCTTTACCTTACATTTTCACAGGCCTATACTCctgcaaagaaataaaaaatataaagaaaattaCTCAGGGCGTCTGTGTATTTTAtggaatgtttttaaataactattGATACAAATACATTAATTATAAATCAATTATAGTCGCAACACATCCACTCTTGGatccctctgttttttttttctacaaagtgGTCACCATGGCAACTTGGTTGAGGATAGCGCGCCAATCTGTAAACGTGACAACATCGAGCAAAAGAGTTTTCCTTTGTCATGCTAGTTTGCTCAGCTCGCTGGTAACAGCGTACAAATTTGTGCCGTGATATAAAAATGGCTGATAGTTTGTCTTTGAAAGAATCAGCTCTTGTTTATTTAGATAGAAGTGGTGGCTTGCGTAGACTGGCCGAAGACTGCAAACGATTCAACGGTAAGGTAGTCATGTCCCCCTGTGTGAGGACGTGAACAAAACAGGTTAACGCGAATTGTGCAACGCTGTGATTTCATTTCGACAATgatatctccccccccccacacttcTTCCAGACCCCCAACAGATTGAGGCCGTGTACAGgttttgtgtcagtgtgaatCCATCTGATGTGATGGAGGTGGATGCTGTATTGGGTGAATGTGTTCTACGGGATCCTCTAAAAGCTACAGCGTTGTTTCAGTCTGTGAGTGAAACTTTCTGCTGGTTTAATGACTTATACACTTCTATAACAATGTTGGTTAATCTACATTTGCCTTATTCCTCGTTCAGGTTTGCTTCCTGGCCATTAGGACACTTTCACTTgttgaaaaaatacacacagagaacCAGGTAGTACTGTATGGGCAAAATGGTGTACACCTTTTCTTCCATTTAtttactgaagaaaaaaattCAGAGCCTATAAGTCTATTTCCTCAATTGTATTATAGACTCAGTTGTGTAAATATCTTTAATCTGATTGTTCATTTTGAGGTGAACGTAATCCTGAAGCTGACACACCTGCCTCCATTCCCTGAGTACATCCTGGACCTCTGTAGTTTTCCTCGTGGGTATGGTCCCATGAGGCCTGTCTCCATGGAGGGTCTGGTCATTGCCATGACAAGGGTCACCAAATATACTCAGGGGGCCAGGTTCCTCTGCATTAATGATGACTGTCCCTGCTCTACAGGTACCACATGGAACATACACAGTCACTTCTTAACTCTCATTTCTCTCCGAGATtctagtgggtttttttttttttttttttagaacatgCCGTGTTCTGGCTTTTTACTCACACAATTGTTAATCTTTTTCAAGAAATTCTCAGGTGGTAagcgttcatttttttttttttattggtttcacattttatttaatttcctgaATGCTGCCCTTAGGGTTTCATCACATTCGGGTCCATGCACCTGGAGCCACAGAATCAGCCACCGTGAGGAACGACTTCAGTTGCATGGTCTGCAGCTCCCCGCTGAAAGAGGATGTGAAATTTAGAGTACTGGGAGGTGGGATTGTCGTAGTGTCTGAATGTTACTCATTGCACATGCAAGAAGTTAAAATACAACTCTGCATTGTTATAATCTTTATGTTTGTGAATGTGCTTTTGtggagacagacaaacagcttGTGGAGCTTATCCACGTCAAAGCACTGGATGCTCTTAGTGCCCTTCAGCGAGGCGCCTTCAGGTACCAGTCCGTCACCCTGTTTCTCAGAGGTAAGTCTACATCCGATTTGTGTGGAGTGTACAGGCTATTTACTGTTCAAACTAAGGTCAGCTCTATACCCGTGTCGTATGGTGCTGAAAAATGGATAAATGCAgcaaaataaaatgctttgaTGGCCTATTTCATCTGATGGAGGTGGGGGTAGTGTGGCGAAAATATGCACAAGCAGAATGCATTACTACAAACCTTATTCGACAAGAATAACAGccttaaacaaaaacatatcagCAGTTAACAGCAGAGTAACCTAATCCTGAAATAGCAAAGAATCCATCAACCAGTGAGTTTTTTTAGCATTAAGTAACCATGTCAAGACTCTTGACCGTGTCTGACCAGTAGCTGACTGCGCTGCTAAAAAATGAGTTTTTGTATGTGCTCAGTATAGAAAAAATAGTGTAACTGGGATGAAAAACAGAATTTGTATTAGCTAGTTAAAGTGTAATTGGGCATACTGTAATATCCTCCAAATGTAAAGGGAATGATGATGTTTGTAAACTCAAATTCACATCTATAATATTCATTTCCAGCCGTTTAAATGTAGTGTAATTGCTCATATTTACACACAGTCAGATGTATTGAAGTGTCTGTAATTTTCTCTTGCTTTCTAAATGAGCCCCACTCTAAAACGGTAAGTGGGGGAGAGTTcaaataaatagatttttttttgtacagccaGCCGCATACTGTGCCATATGGTGGGATATTAAGTGTTTCTGTCCCCTCTAATAACATTGTCCAGGCAGTACCCATGAGAGCTTAGCAAATCTCAGAACAAAGATTAACATATTCTGTTGACCCAGTCCTGTAGAGGAATTCAATACACTGAGCTCCCGTTACTAAATATATATGTTAATAAGTGGAAGGAACATTTATTAGCCAGAAGTGCAATACGCACACAGAGAAATCTTTGTTCTGAAGGCAGCACTCTTGTGTTTCTCTTGGCAGTGGTTTGAAGGTGGCGTGCATGTTTCTTCAATAATCACCAGGCTGCACAGAACCTCCCCTTTGCTTTGTTTCCTCCGTTCATGCAGATGAGCTGTGTAAATCGATGAGAATCGGTCGACTCTACAAGGTGTTAGGTATTCCTGCGCATGTGCACCAGTGGCCAAGTATTACCTGGAGTGTAGAGGCAAATAACATCCAACCTTGGGAGCCAGAGAGTAATGCAGTACTTTATTTCACATGCtccagatctaaaaaaaaaaaaaaatcctgtctCTGGAGTAGTTCTACCAGAAATGAATCTGAAGAGAACTTGCTACAATATATTCAAAATGATCACATTTCTTTGCAACGTTGTGCATTGTAACATTTTGATGTGTCTCACAGCTCTTCCAACAGGTCTCCATAAAGTCAGTGGCCACTTCCAGGATCTCTTGAAGGCCACAGTAGGTTTTCCGTGGAGGTTCTCTGCAATCGTGGCTCACTGCTTCGGGTTGCATGTGGCTCCTCAAGGCCTTTATAATACCTTAAAGCTGGGCCTTCTTCTCAGTTTGGTGCAGACTAGAGCAGGTTCAAATGACACGTTTAACAACTTGGATCTCCTAGTCGTCGCCACTGACACTCTCATACTAGACAGGTAAAGTAGTCATAAGTTGTAAAACCTTATATGAAACCTGAGCTATTGTCCTGCTCATTAACCTTTacccctgtgtttgtgttagacTAATGACATACAGCCTGGGCTTGGCGTGTCGTGGGGTCAGGCATCAGGCCACAGGGGAGATGTTTGCATCTCTATCCCGGGACGAACATGGGGCAGGTACTGCTAACATTCACGCTGGCTCTGCCCTGCTCGCCACTGGTGGTGTGTGCATGTTGGGAGATCTGGGCTGTTACAAAAAGGACAGACTGGATGCTATTCAGTCAGGTGAAATAGCCAACATGTTTATTATTTCTGCCAGCAATTCATATAATAAGATAAGTTCTGCGACATTTTAACACAACACTAAACtcgtgttttgttttgtttttgctcagtCCTGGAGAGTAGCACGGTGTCCATTTTTATCCCAGGAAAGAAGTATGGAGAGGATGCTGATCAGCAGTTATCTTTCCCCGTTCAATGCAGCTTCTGGGCCATCACAGATGCCTCTCGACGGTCGGGCAAGGCAGACTCTGCTGTACTGGGAACAGCAGTAGGTTCAATCACAACATGGGGTTATCACGTAGTACATGATCTGAATTAACAACTACCAGGTCTGCATTGatgcaaggtttttttttttttttttcacgagTGTCATATGGATGTGGAAATAACACTTCTGTGGTAACTATTATTTCTTTTGATAAGATTTGTATTTATGAAATTCAAGGTAAATCATATATGTTCAGTTTTTACCattacaatgaaaaaataatagaaatacCAATAATAGTTGGAGTATAACCAGTGAAGAAATACACAATAATTAAGATAAGTGGTTGTGTGTGCTGAGGTCAAGAAATGCTGAACTTAATTTAACTCAGATGGTATGCAGATAATGGAGACAAAACAGGAAATTGAAACAATTTACTTTTCTCAAAGGAAGTGCCCTGCCCAGGGAGCATTAGTTCACAGCAGAGCACTTCAgaaagattgttttgtttttgaagataaaaataaactgGCAATATACATGTATCAGGGATGCTTTAGATCGGTGGTTCTCAACTAGTGTAGCCTCAGGTCACACCACctcctcattttttttaaagtgttcaaCCACTTAGATTTATATAATAAAAATTGTTCTGTTTGGAGCATAGATGTAACAATATGTGACCGAACAAAAGGACAGGAccggaaaaaaaacatgtctaaaAGGGACATCAGACTTGTTGCCACTTTTTATCCCAGGTACTGTACACATACACAACCCTGTGAAGACGTCTACATCCTCCAGTTAAGATCCACTGACTGCTTTTAAAGGTAACATTTAGCACCTTTCTGATGCtcagttttctcttttcaaagGAATTGGGTCCAGTACCAATCCAGGTGGCAGACACATTTGGCCTGCTCATTCAGTGCAGGGACTCGGGAGAGCAGGCCCTTCTTGCCCAGACTGTCCACACCCTCCAGCAGGCAGTACAGCCAGGAAAACGCCTCTACACATCCAGCTGGGAGTTTTCTTCTCAAGACTACCAGGAGGTTAACAAACATGTTGTGTAAAATACACTGCTCTGATTGAATTGTTTTGACACTGACTCAAGAATTACCTTTGATTAAATTCACCAGCTGATAGCTTATGCTCAGAGTCTTCAAGTGGAGCTCAGCCCCAGAGCAGAGAAAATAATCCACGGTTACTACATGGCCAGCCGAAGAGTCCGAACACAGAGCCAGGGTGTCAAGATGTCTGTGGCCTCAATCAAACTACTGTAAgccagaaaaataaatgcaatttTAACATTCTCTTCCAATACTATATTGCACATATCAGGATCTTGAGTCATAATCAAGTGTAATGTCAGTAGAGTCCACTAGGTGGAGAGCTTTCATACTCTTCTGAGACTACTCATCATTTGGGaatgaaaaatgtttacagATCTATTTCACTGTGCTGACATATTTAATGTGGTgctaaatctttaaaataaacccTTTTCTGGCTGCAGGACAAAAATGTCACATTATTGCTAAACATTTAAGTTTCTATCCTACAATTCCACAGGTACGGTAATTTATATGGAGTAACTACTCGTCAAAACATTAACTCGACTTTGtctattttctttatttttattaaaggatCTCTTTGGCCGAGGCTCACTGCAAGTTATGTCTCAGAACCCGGGTGCTAG
This is a stretch of genomic DNA from Labrus bergylta chromosome 20, fLabBer1.1, whole genome shotgun sequence. It encodes these proteins:
- the mcmdc2 gene encoding minichromosome maintenance domain-containing protein 2, whose translation is MADSLSLKESALVYLDRSGGLRRLAEDCKRFNDPQQIEAVYRFCVSVNPSDVMEVDAVLGECVLRDPLKATALFQSVCFLAIRTLSLVEKIHTENQVNVILKLTHLPPFPEYILDLCSFPRGYGPMRPVSMEGLVIAMTRVTKYTQGARFLCINDDCPCSTGFHHIRVHAPGATESATVRNDFSCMVCSSPLKEDVKFRVLGDKQLVELIHVKALDALSALQRGAFRYQSVTLFLRDELCKSMRIGRLYKVLGIPAHVHQWPSITWSVEANNIQPWEPESLHKVSGHFQDLLKATVGFPWRFSAIVAHCFGLHVAPQGLYNTLKLGLLLSLVQTRAGSNDTFNNLDLLVVATDTLILDRLMTYSLGLACRGVRHQATGEMFASLSRDEHGAGTANIHAGSALLATGGVCMLGDLGCYKKDRLDAIQSVLESSTVSIFIPGKKYGEDADQQLSFPVQCSFWAITDASRRSGKADSAVLGTAELGPVPIQVADTFGLLIQCRDSGEQALLAQTVHTLQQAVQPGKRLYTSSWEFSSQDYQELIAYAQSLQVELSPRAEKIIHGYYMASRRVRTQSQGVKMSVASIKLLISLAEAHCKLCLRTRVLEEDAVIAVLLCENSVTLKHGASALIIQPDAVFPCDLGDTDGLHMRDLTLDELHQNILRFIYTYAPGADTYITEE